CGGGCCAGGAATAAGCTTTCAGCTGTTTTATCGTCTGATCGGAAAAAATCTTCTCCTCCAGGGTCAGTTCAGCTATCAGATCTTTGAGTTTTTTTCTTGCCAGCAGAGGGATATCTTCACGCCGCTCGCGCAGAGGAGGGATGCTGATTCTGACTACGTTCAATCTATAATAAAGGTCTTCTCGAAAATCCCCGGCCTGAATTTTCTTTTCCAGATTTTCGTTGGTAGCAGCTATAACTCTGACGTCGAGCTGATTTGATTGGGTGCTACCCACCCGGGTGAATTCTCCTTCTTCCAGCACCCTCAAAAGTTTAGCCTGCATTTCCTTCGGCATGCAGCTGATTTCATCCAAAAATATAGTGCCACCGTCAGCCATTTCAAACTTACCCGGTTTTCCTTCTTCTTTAGCTCCGGTAAAGGCTCCTTCTTCATAACCAAAAAGTTCCGACTCCAGCAGGTCTCGGGGTATGGCAGCGCAGTTAACCCTGATGAAGGAACCGTATTTTCTATAGCTGGCTTCATGAATTGCATGAGCAAATAGTTCTTTGCCGGTACCGGTTTCACCTTCTATCAGGACTGAGGAATTATTTTCTGCTGCCCTGCCGGCCATCTCTTTCAGATACTTCATTTTGGGATTTTTGGTCAGAATATTGTCGAAGGAGTATTTAGCTTCCTGCAGCCTCTTAAACTCTCCTTTGAATTTGCCCAGATGATCTTCCATGATTTCCAGTCGCATGGCCAGCGACCGCAGCTCTTCTATATCCTGGAAATGCACTATACCGACAGCACCGATGATTTTCTCGCCTTCGAAAATCGGGTGACGGCTGCAGATCATATCATTACCGTGAATGCGCTGAATATGCCCCACTTCCTTTTCGCCGGTCTGTATGATCTTGTGCATTCTGGTGTTTTCAATAACATCTGTCACATGTTCACTCACCATATCCTCCTCATCGACTCCTAAAAATTCCTGGTAGGCTTTGTTGAATTTGGTTATATAACCATTCTGGTCGACGATAATTACACCTTCGTATACTTTATT
The Halarsenatibacter silvermanii DNA segment above includes these coding regions:
- a CDS encoding sigma 54-interacting transcriptional regulator: MLLNEKITEEFKQNDRFSDWLQALLNSVYNGIIAVDEIGKVVYCNRSAEHIIEINRNKILGRDIKEILPKSGLLQTLEKGEPELSDRLTIKGKEIFSNRTPIFQGGELKGAIAVFQELNDITKLQGRLEDARHQLQIFDAILNKVYEGVIIVDQNGYITKFNKAYQEFLGVDEEDMVSEHVTDVIENTRMHKIIQTGEKEVGHIQRIHGNDMICSRHPIFEGEKIIGAVGIVHFQDIEELRSLAMRLEIMEDHLGKFKGEFKRLQEAKYSFDNILTKNPKMKYLKEMAGRAAENNSSVLIEGETGTGKELFAHAIHEASYRKYGSFIRVNCAAIPRDLLESELFGYEEGAFTGAKEEGKPGKFEMADGGTIFLDEISCMPKEMQAKLLRVLEEGEFTRVGSTQSNQLDVRVIAATNENLEKKIQAGDFREDLYYRLNVVRISIPPLRERREDIPLLARKKLKDLIAELTLEEKIFSDQTIKQLKAYSWPGNVRELFNVVERAVNTTDNRLIQTRHLPEIIGKEKPDVDENDQDDIDIDINDDLDLNQNIEELEKKSIKKALEITGNNKSKAAEILGIHRTSLYNKLKKYNLK